The stretch of DNA AGAAATCTGGGAGGAACGAGGCTACACAGAAGAATCGATGAAAAACATTCTCAACACTCCATTGCAGAAACCGAATGCGGTTAATCGTTGATACCAATTGTTTGTTGGTCTCCGTCCCACGTCGTTCCCCTTATCGCTGGTTATACGATGCCATTTTAATAGGCCGGGTCGAATTGGCCGTTACGACCGAAATCCTGCTGGAATATGAGGAGCAATTAGGATTATTTTATGCTCCCGATTATGCTGAATACATACTGGCTACGTTGACAAACCTCCCGAATATCATACAAGTAAATCCGCTTCACTTTTATTGGCTCCTGATCGAAAACGACCCTGACGATAACAAATTTGTTGACACAGCCATTGCTGCCAACGCCGATTACATCATTACTAATGACCGGCATTACCAGATTCTCCAGAAAGTGAGTTTTCCGACCGCTACCGTTGTGCGGTTAGATGATTTTCAATCTATTTTAGCCGCCTTCTCAACCACCACCAAGTCATAGTTTGGCAAACTGATGCAGCCCCACATACTCCGCTATTAATGCCCAGTTATGCGCTTCGCATTGCCAGCGCATCTGTGTCAGCGGGCGGTCGGCAAACCGGCGCAGAAGCGGATTTTCGTAGGCTGTGAGCAACCCGGCAATGAAAAAATGAAAGCGATCAAAATCCTGCTCAATGTGG from Spirosoma montaniterrae encodes:
- a CDS encoding putative toxin-antitoxin system toxin component, PIN family; translation: MRLIVDTNCLLVSVPRRSPYRWLYDAILIGRVELAVTTEILLEYEEQLGLFYAPDYAEYILATLTNLPNIIQVNPLHFYWLLIENDPDDNKFVDTAIAANADYIITNDRHYQILQKVSFPTATVVRLDDFQSILAAFSTTTKS